Below is a window of Variovorax sp. TBS-050B DNA.
CAGAACGGCCTGCCCTCCGCGCAGTGGCACAACTACCGCAACTTCCTCGCCACGCTCGACGGCGCGATCCAGCAGCAGCAGGCCATCGTGGCGCAGGCCGCGAGCCGGCTCGACCTGGGCCGCAGCGAATGGCAGCACCACAAGCGGCGGCTCAATTCCTTCGACGCGCTGGCCGAGCGGCTGCGCCGCCAGGAGCTCGCGGCCGGCGCACGGCGCGAGCAGCGCGACAGCGACGAGCGCGCGGCGCGCAAGTTCTTCGACCGCGCCTCCCCATCGACACCTTGACGACGAATCCCTTCGCCATGCCCACTTTCATCGCCCCTTCCTTCAGCGCGAACGCGGCGGCCTCCCCGGCCGCTGCCGGCAACGGCGCCGGCCCGCGCGGCCGCGGTGCCGAGGAGCCCGACGGCCGCAGCTTCAACGCGGTGCTGAACCGCTCGCGCCATGCGGACGGCAAGGCACCGCCGGCCGAGGACGCGTCCGCGACCGACACCATCGCGCGCCGCAAGCCCGGGCGCGGCGGCGACCGCCGCGACGAACTGCCGGCCGAGGCGCTGCCGCTGGCCTTCTTCGCGCCGCTGATCGCCAACGCGCCCGCCAGGCTGCCCGCGGCGGTCTCCGCCGATGCACCGGTCGCCGCGACCGGCCTGCCGCCGAACGGTGCCCCCATCGAGACGCTGGCCGCCGATGCGGCCGCAACGGCCACCAGCGAGACCAAGGCCGCCACCGCGCCCGAAGGCGAGGACGCCGCGAAGGCCGGCAGCGCGCAGGCCGCCGCCAATGGCGCCGCGCCCGAGACCGCGGCCGATGCCGGCACCGCCGCCGCCGTGCAGCGCGTGGCCGAGGCGCCGCTGCCCGCCACCCCCGCGGCCGGCGCGGGCCCCGATGCCACGGCCACCGCCGCAGCGCCCGCCGTCGATGGCGGCGCCGCGCCCGAGGCCGCCGTCGCCATCGCCGGCACGGCAGCTGCCGCACCCGCGGCCGCCGCTTCCGGCCACCCGCGCGACGCCCTTCTTTCCTCGGCCGACGATGCCGCCGCCGATGCCGAGCCGGCCGACACCGCCGCGCGCGGTGCCGAGCTGTCGACCTCATCGAGCGCCGCGCCGGCCACGCCGGCCGCCACCGCCGTGCTCGCATCGCATCCCTTCATGCCGGCCGCCGCCGCCCGGGCCAACGTGCCGCCGGCCTCGGTCCACGTGCCCACGCTCTCGGTGGAACCCTCGGTCGGCAGCGAGGCCTGGGGCAAGGCCATCGGCCAGCAGATGCTGCGCATGAGCGCCGCGGGCTACCAGGTGGCCGAACTGAACCTCAACCCCGCCGGCCTCGGGCCGCTGAAGGTGACGCTCTCGCTGGCCGACAACCAGGCGCAGGCGATGTTCGTCTCGGCGCATGAAAGCGTGCGCCGCGCGGTCGAGGCCGCGCTGCCGCAACTGCGCTCCAGCATGGCCGACAGCGGCATCAGCCTGGGCAATGCCTCGGTCGGCGCGGAGGCGCATCCCTCGCCCGGA
It encodes the following:
- the fliJ gene encoding flagellar export protein FliJ, with translation MPNKLPLDTLTDLARAKTDDAARQLGVLQNAQVSAREKLDLLLQYRQDYSEQLQILMQNGLPSAQWHNYRNFLATLDGAIQQQQAIVAQAASRLDLGRSEWQHHKRRLNSFDALAERLRRQELAAGARREQRDSDERAARKFFDRASPSTP
- a CDS encoding flagellar hook-length control protein FliK translates to MPTFIAPSFSANAAASPAAAGNGAGPRGRGAEEPDGRSFNAVLNRSRHADGKAPPAEDASATDTIARRKPGRGGDRRDELPAEALPLAFFAPLIANAPARLPAAVSADAPVAATGLPPNGAPIETLAADAAATATSETKAATAPEGEDAAKAGSAQAAANGAAPETAADAGTAAAVQRVAEAPLPATPAAGAGPDATATAAAPAVDGGAAPEAAVAIAGTAAAAPAAAASGHPRDALLSSADDAAADAEPADTAARGAELSTSSSAAPATPAATAVLASHPFMPAAAARANVPPASVHVPTLSVEPSVGSEAWGKAIGQQMLRMSAAGYQVAELNLNPAGLGPLKVTLSLADNQAQAMFVSAHESVRRAVEAALPQLRSSMADSGISLGNASVGAEAHPSPGQGGGFDQQPQQRQQPGSPRPFASPQAVAAADAVQSTPAAAPRRSAAGAVDTFA